One segment of Geomonas ferrireducens DNA contains the following:
- a CDS encoding FAD-dependent oxidoreductase, which translates to MAEVVFSSWGRNIVDNRKGGEKKDLSFKLPATYDGERPLSAFIGWDGIILYNKDVDIPAMVTEYMKRVQTKYVCGKCTPGKKGTRVIMDALAGILEGRGSEEDLDTILDVGSVLAHCKCTLCPSSSVPVIDAVTHFRDAFVNYIRGAKSLSSEFRYIEKYTAPCMDKCPAHIDIPTYIEAVKDYRFGDSLATIRESMPLPSVCGRVCPHPCETACRRKNVDEPINIMVLKRSASDYEWQHGHLPPMVPAEKKSKKVAVVGAGPAGLAAAYYLALEGYPVTIYEALPLGGGMVAVGIPPYRQPRHLLQRDIDIIAALGVEIVYNTRVGKDVTLDELRQKFDAVFLAPGAHRSKPMGVEGEDKGYKGFLTGGIDFLRNVYLGLPTGMGKKVFVVGGGNTAIDCVRVALREGAEESVLVYRRSRKEMPADVWEVDGADEEGVRFEFQVLPTKVIANEQNEVTGVELIRMALGEPDASGRRRPEPVPGSEFVIECDTIIPAIGQDADLSFIPADAGIDTTKWSTIVTKYVPLKGHDGKDLKDGMGNMLSRTLITDCGGVFAGGDAEIGPLTVVACIGSGHRAAKVIQRYLEGKGVELTDDERMEDILTYFGVYDKNEDVQWLDSASRAHQKEVHGKQRASYKNYCEVELGYANSQAVREAERCLRCYRVAMVAV; encoded by the coding sequence GTGGCAGAGGTGGTTTTTTCCAGCTGGGGCAGAAACATAGTTGACAACCGCAAGGGTGGCGAGAAGAAGGACCTGTCCTTCAAGCTGCCTGCCACCTACGATGGCGAGCGCCCCCTTTCGGCTTTCATCGGGTGGGACGGGATCATCCTGTACAACAAGGATGTCGACATCCCGGCCATGGTTACCGAGTACATGAAGCGGGTGCAGACGAAGTACGTCTGCGGCAAGTGCACCCCGGGCAAGAAGGGGACCCGCGTCATCATGGACGCCCTCGCCGGCATTCTCGAGGGGCGCGGCAGTGAGGAGGACCTCGACACCATCCTCGACGTCGGGAGCGTGCTCGCCCATTGCAAGTGCACCCTCTGTCCGAGCTCCTCGGTGCCGGTGATCGACGCGGTCACCCACTTCCGCGATGCCTTCGTCAACTATATCCGCGGCGCGAAGAGCCTCTCCTCCGAATTCCGTTACATCGAGAAGTACACCGCCCCCTGCATGGACAAGTGTCCGGCCCACATCGACATCCCGACCTACATCGAGGCGGTGAAGGACTACCGCTTCGGCGATTCGCTCGCCACGATCCGCGAATCGATGCCGCTTCCTTCGGTCTGCGGGCGCGTATGCCCGCATCCGTGCGAGACCGCCTGCCGCAGGAAAAACGTCGACGAGCCGATCAACATCATGGTTCTCAAGCGCAGCGCCTCCGACTACGAGTGGCAGCACGGCCATCTCCCCCCCATGGTACCGGCGGAGAAGAAGTCCAAGAAGGTCGCCGTCGTGGGTGCCGGTCCTGCCGGCCTCGCCGCGGCCTACTACCTGGCGCTTGAAGGGTACCCGGTCACCATCTACGAGGCGCTCCCGCTCGGTGGCGGCATGGTCGCCGTCGGCATCCCGCCGTACCGGCAGCCGCGTCACCTTTTGCAGCGCGACATCGACATCATCGCGGCGCTCGGCGTCGAGATCGTCTACAACACGCGGGTCGGCAAGGACGTCACCCTCGACGAGCTGAGGCAGAAGTTCGACGCCGTCTTCCTGGCGCCGGGCGCGCACCGCTCAAAGCCGATGGGGGTCGAGGGCGAGGACAAAGGTTACAAAGGCTTCTTGACCGGCGGTATCGACTTCCTGAGAAACGTCTACCTCGGCCTTCCCACAGGGATGGGCAAGAAGGTCTTCGTGGTCGGCGGCGGCAACACCGCCATCGACTGCGTCAGGGTTGCGCTGCGCGAGGGGGCCGAGGAGTCGGTGCTCGTCTACCGCCGCTCCCGCAAAGAGATGCCGGCGGACGTCTGGGAGGTCGACGGGGCGGACGAGGAAGGGGTGCGTTTCGAGTTCCAGGTGCTCCCGACCAAAGTCATCGCCAACGAACAGAACGAGGTCACCGGCGTCGAGCTGATCAGGATGGCGCTGGGCGAGCCGGACGCCTCTGGGCGTCGCCGTCCCGAGCCGGTGCCGGGCTCCGAGTTCGTCATCGAGTGCGACACCATCATCCCGGCCATCGGTCAGGATGCCGACCTCTCCTTCATCCCGGCCGATGCGGGGATCGACACCACCAAGTGGAGCACCATCGTCACCAAGTACGTTCCGCTCAAGGGGCACGACGGCAAGGACCTGAAAGACGGCATGGGGAACATGCTTTCCAGGACCCTCATCACCGACTGCGGCGGCGTCTTCGCCGGGGGCGACGCCGAGATCGGCCCGCTCACCGTCGTGGCCTGCATCGGCTCCGGTCACCGCGCTGCCAAGGTGATCCAGCGCTACCTCGAAGGTAAAGGGGTAGAGCTTACCGACGACGAGAGGATGGAGGACATCCTCACCTACTTCGGCGTCTACGACAAGAACGAGGACGTGCAGTGGCTCGATTCCGCTTCCCGCGCGCACCAGAAGGAAGTGCACGGGAAGCAGAGGGCTAGCTACAAGAACTACTGCGAGGTGGAACTCGGCTACGCCAACAGCCAGGCGGTGCGGGAGGCCGAAAGGTGCCTGCGTTGCTACCGAGTCGCCATGGTGGCCGTCTAG
- a CDS encoding menaquinol oxidoreductase, with protein sequence MKADGCSMEAASKDKIATGSAARDAKSVLRQGLMDDMARLRRFSNRGLFALSLFIVASTVAWRGFTFLPTPQQLVAAMGTPPTPFMVSMVLVLYTFSAIILSLSRMMAGVYHKSSFCHVGYALGFYLFYYVADALADNYWAVFGAGFTVLCLESYRIWTFCSDQLGKKQEQLDFLERNGRMPPEEEDSLYS encoded by the coding sequence ATGAAAGCGGACGGGTGCTCCATGGAAGCGGCAAGCAAAGACAAGATAGCGACGGGTAGCGCTGCCCGGGACGCGAAAAGCGTGCTGCGGCAGGGGCTTATGGACGACATGGCGAGGCTGCGGCGCTTCTCAAACCGCGGGCTCTTCGCGCTGTCGCTCTTCATAGTCGCCAGTACCGTGGCGTGGCGGGGCTTCACCTTCCTCCCCACTCCCCAGCAGCTCGTGGCGGCCATGGGGACGCCCCCCACCCCGTTCATGGTCAGCATGGTGCTGGTGCTTTACACCTTTTCCGCCATCATCCTGAGCCTGTCGCGCATGATGGCCGGCGTGTACCACAAAAGCAGCTTCTGTCATGTCGGCTACGCGCTCGGGTTCTACCTTTTCTACTACGTGGCCGACGCGCTCGCCGACAACTACTGGGCCGTTTTCGGCGCCGGTTTCACCGTCCTCTGCCTGGAAAGTTACCGGATCTGGACTTTCTGCAGCGACCAGCTCGGAAAGAAACAGGAGCAACTGGACTTTCTGGAGCGAAACGGCAGGATGCCCCCCGAGGAAGAAGACTCCCTCTACAGCTGA
- a CDS encoding molybdopterin-dependent oxidoreductase: MVSLTIDGKSVQVEEGTTILGAAATVGITIPTLCWLKKVSPTGACRVCAVEVAGVERTMTACNTPVKEGIQVTTDTPALREARRKIMELMLVNHPLDCPVCDAGGECDLQDSCYALNATKQDYSAILERRQIRYDWPLIESDPNRCILCEKCVKVDHEIVGCDAIKVVNKGEDAIIDTVDGKPLNCEFCGNCVAACPTGALISKPFKFKGRPWTFNRIPSVCAFCGTGCQIEYHAKEGRVERVTSEDDGYNNGNLCINGRFGYRYLDSDQRLSEPMLRNDAGALGKTDWNTALNTVAAKLKEIVAREGGKAVAGLGSPRVTNEESFLFQKIFREALGCGNVDSEAGLGFAQAQAQMQRRFGFTGASKQLDALDEAQAILVFGCDLNAEATNAEYRVIKAATKKDARLVLVNMRDVKLKKFSNVHLKNAPGAELQVIYALMKGLIAAGVAVPAGAESVKEGLAQLSMAELCEQAGITEAAVENAVQQLAGMSRVAIVFGADLIRSADASVKIAALADLAVLTGASDAQGGGIYPIDAKNNSVGLLDMGVVPGADGKDIWGIVEGIEAGSIKALYLMGCDLAGFPDNQRIRKALAKLEFLVVQDVFEGDSLEYAHAALPAGAAAEKSGSFTSLDNRVQAIFKAVDAPGHAKEDWAILADLWSRLTSSNQRITPASVMAEIKTKVKAYEAFDGSRDGVTKGATAARGDAPLAPITKPASSAKARFQLLVGPVGYHNGTSTTRSSANLEVCPTGFVELHPSDAASLGVAEGASVKLSSGNGAMTAPARISDKVQPGLLFAPSHFRELNANALLKGNCNLVEVKVEKG; this comes from the coding sequence ATGGTCAGCTTAACCATTGATGGCAAGAGCGTGCAAGTCGAAGAAGGTACCACCATACTGGGGGCCGCGGCCACGGTCGGGATCACGATCCCGACCCTTTGCTGGCTGAAGAAGGTCTCCCCCACCGGCGCCTGCCGCGTCTGCGCGGTAGAGGTGGCCGGGGTGGAGCGTACCATGACCGCCTGCAACACGCCGGTCAAGGAGGGTATCCAGGTCACCACGGACACGCCGGCCCTCCGGGAGGCGCGGCGCAAGATCATGGAACTCATGCTGGTGAACCACCCGCTGGACTGCCCGGTCTGCGACGCCGGCGGCGAGTGCGACCTGCAGGACTCCTGCTACGCGCTGAACGCGACCAAGCAGGACTACTCGGCGATCCTGGAGCGCCGCCAGATCCGCTACGACTGGCCCCTCATCGAAAGCGACCCCAACCGCTGCATCCTCTGTGAGAAGTGCGTCAAGGTGGACCACGAGATCGTCGGCTGCGACGCGATCAAGGTTGTGAACAAGGGGGAGGACGCCATCATCGACACCGTCGACGGCAAACCCTTGAACTGCGAGTTCTGCGGCAACTGCGTCGCGGCCTGCCCGACCGGCGCCCTCATCTCCAAGCCGTTCAAGTTCAAGGGGCGTCCCTGGACCTTCAACCGGATTCCGAGCGTCTGCGCCTTCTGCGGTACCGGCTGCCAGATCGAGTATCACGCGAAGGAAGGTCGCGTCGAGCGGGTAACCAGCGAGGACGACGGCTACAACAACGGCAATCTCTGCATCAACGGCCGCTTCGGCTACCGCTACCTCGATTCCGACCAGAGACTTTCCGAGCCGATGCTGAGAAACGATGCCGGGGCCCTCGGTAAGACCGACTGGAACACCGCGCTCAACACGGTGGCGGCGAAACTTAAGGAGATCGTGGCGCGCGAAGGGGGCAAGGCGGTTGCCGGCCTCGGTTCCCCGAGGGTTACCAACGAGGAGAGCTTCCTCTTCCAGAAGATCTTCCGCGAGGCGCTAGGCTGCGGCAACGTCGATTCGGAAGCGGGACTTGGCTTCGCCCAGGCGCAGGCCCAGATGCAGAGACGCTTCGGTTTCACCGGCGCAAGCAAACAGCTCGACGCGCTCGATGAGGCCCAGGCCATCCTGGTCTTTGGCTGCGACCTGAACGCCGAGGCGACCAACGCCGAGTACCGCGTCATCAAGGCGGCGACGAAAAAAGATGCGCGCCTGGTCCTCGTGAACATGCGCGACGTCAAGCTGAAGAAGTTCTCCAACGTGCACCTGAAGAACGCACCAGGTGCCGAGCTGCAGGTGATCTACGCCCTGATGAAGGGTCTCATCGCGGCAGGCGTCGCCGTCCCCGCCGGGGCCGAGAGCGTCAAGGAAGGGCTCGCCCAGCTTTCCATGGCCGAGCTCTGCGAGCAGGCCGGTATCACCGAGGCGGCCGTCGAGAACGCGGTGCAGCAACTCGCCGGGATGAGCCGCGTGGCCATCGTCTTTGGCGCCGATCTGATCAGGAGCGCCGATGCTTCCGTCAAGATCGCGGCACTTGCCGACCTCGCCGTGCTCACCGGGGCCTCCGACGCGCAGGGGGGGGGCATCTACCCGATCGACGCGAAGAACAACAGCGTAGGCCTGCTCGACATGGGGGTGGTCCCCGGGGCGGACGGCAAGGATATCTGGGGCATCGTCGAGGGGATCGAGGCGGGGAGCATCAAGGCGCTCTACCTCATGGGATGTGACCTGGCCGGCTTCCCGGACAACCAGCGGATCAGGAAGGCCCTCGCGAAGCTTGAGTTCCTGGTGGTGCAGGACGTCTTCGAGGGAGACTCTCTCGAGTATGCCCACGCCGCGCTCCCGGCTGGTGCCGCGGCTGAGAAGAGCGGCTCGTTCACCTCGCTCGACAACAGGGTGCAGGCGATCTTCAAGGCGGTCGACGCCCCCGGCCACGCCAAGGAAGACTGGGCCATCCTGGCCGACCTCTGGAGCCGCCTCACCTCCAGCAACCAGCGCATAACCCCGGCAAGCGTCATGGCTGAAATCAAGACCAAGGTCAAAGCGTACGAGGCATTTGACGGTTCGCGTGACGGCGTTACAAAGGGTGCTACCGCTGCCAGGGGCGATGCGCCGCTCGCACCGATCACCAAGCCGGCAAGCTCCGCCAAGGCGAGGTTCCAGCTCCTGGTCGGACCGGTCGGTTACCACAACGGTACCTCCACCACCCGCTCCTCCGCGAACCTCGAGGTCTGCCCGACCGGATTCGTTGAGCTGCATCCCTCCGATGCCGCGTCCCTTGGGGTCGCGGAAGGGGCGAGCGTCAAACTATCCTCCGGCAACGGTGCCATGACCGCCCCGGCGCGCATCAGCGACAAGGTGCAGCCCGGCCTGCTCTTCGCTCCGTCGCACTTCAGGGAGCTGAACGCAAACGCGCTCCTCAAGGGGAACTGCAACCTCGTCGAAGTGAAAGTGGAAAAGGGATAG
- a CDS encoding cytochrome C: MFERIAGRALVPVGIVVTGFLVVCFVLLYAAIKNVVLRDSVEHANNLAGIVLKSTRHAMLKSDRELNRAIIRNISEQKGVQHVRIFNKKGTVVVSSHPEEVNRQLDKKAEGCVICHEKAQPITTLGSMQKARSFKNNLGADVIAITAPIYNDPECANAACHFHPADQKVLGTLDIGLSQEATLASLASIRLQMIIFSILTLVLTMAGVIALLKMIVLVPMRKLQDFAEKNEEGGTALHPPKLPYELDRIAQSFYCIRKRLDNVELNRVNPSPNADPNR, encoded by the coding sequence ATGTTCGAGCGAATCGCAGGGAGGGCTTTGGTCCCGGTCGGGATCGTGGTAACCGGTTTCCTCGTGGTCTGCTTCGTGCTCCTGTATGCGGCGATCAAGAACGTGGTGCTGCGGGACTCGGTGGAACACGCGAACAACCTGGCGGGAATCGTGCTGAAGTCTACGCGGCATGCCATGCTCAAATCGGACCGCGAGCTAAACCGGGCGATCATCCGGAACATAAGCGAGCAAAAGGGCGTACAGCACGTGCGCATCTTCAACAAGAAAGGGACCGTCGTGGTCTCGTCGCACCCGGAAGAAGTGAACCGCCAGCTCGACAAGAAAGCGGAAGGGTGCGTCATCTGCCACGAAAAAGCTCAGCCCATCACGACGCTCGGCAGCATGCAGAAGGCCCGCAGCTTCAAGAACAACCTCGGCGCCGACGTGATCGCGATAACCGCGCCGATCTACAACGACCCCGAATGCGCCAACGCCGCCTGCCACTTCCACCCCGCCGACCAGAAGGTGCTGGGAACCTTGGATATCGGCCTTTCGCAGGAAGCTACTCTCGCCTCGCTGGCATCGATCCGCCTGCAGATGATCATCTTCTCGATACTGACGCTGGTACTGACAATGGCGGGGGTGATCGCACTACTTAAGATGATCGTGCTTGTGCCTATGAGGAAGCTGCAGGATTTTGCGGAAAAAAACGAGGAGGGAGGTACCGCGCTGCACCCGCCAAAACTCCCCTATGAGCTTGACAGGATCGCACAGTCTTTCTACTGTATCAGGAAAAGGCTGGACAACGTCGAACTGAACCGGGTGAATCCTTCCCCCAATGCAGATCCGAACCGGTAG